Proteins from one Ricinus communis isolate WT05 ecotype wild-type chromosome 9, ASM1957865v1, whole genome shotgun sequence genomic window:
- the LOC8267791 gene encoding uncharacterized protein LOC8267791, whose product MASLQISLYLLSLIFLSKTHLTFSLDPHRPFLAQSTIDVHDLLPLYGLPRGLLPENVKSYTLSPTGSFTIQLKTPCYVHFDRLVYYDKEIKGKLSYGAVNDVSGIQAKKLFLWVSVSAIEVSKDDGMIEFFVGPLSEKLPAAQFNDIPACKSKVALRTNLESI is encoded by the coding sequence ATGGCCAGCCTTCAGATCTCACTCTATCTCCTTTCTCTCATCTTCTTATCAAAAACCCATCTCACTTTCTCTCTAGATCCTCACCGTCCATTTCTTGCTCAATCCACCATAGATGTCCATGACCTTCTCCCTCTGTACGGTCTGCCACGTGGCTTATTACCAGAAAATGTGAAGTCCTACACTTTATCACCAACTGGGTCTTTCACAATCCAATTAAAAACCCCTTGTTATGTTCACTTTGATAGACTTGTTTATTatgataaagaaattaaagggAAGTTAAGTTATGGTGCTGTTAATGACGTGTCTGGTATTCAAGCTAAGAAATTGTTTCTTTGGGTATCGGTTAGTGCAATTGAAGTTAGTAAAGATGATGGTATGATTGAATTCTTTGTTGGTCCTTTATCTGAGAAGTTGCCGGCTGCTCAGTTTAATGATATTCCTGCTTGTAAGAGTAAGGTTGCTTTAAGGACTAATCTTGAATCCATTTGA